From the Leifsonia sp. AG29 genome, one window contains:
- a CDS encoding phosphoadenylyl-sulfate reductase, giving the protein MTATNLGSTTVRPDGLRPADELRDIARRGARELERATAEEIVAWVADEFAVERTAVACSMADAVLPHLVSTALPGVDVLFLDTGYHFVETYATRDEVARSLDVTVVDVLPRQTVAEQDAEFGAELFARDPNLCCARRKVEPLQRALAGYELWFTGVRREEAPTRAETPVIAWDEKNGLVKVNPLAAWTFDELLDYATAKAVPLNLLLSNGYPSIGCEPCTKPVAPGEDPRSGRWAGLAKTECGLHL; this is encoded by the coding sequence ATGACCGCCACGAACCTGGGCAGCACGACCGTCCGCCCCGACGGGCTGCGCCCGGCCGACGAGCTGCGCGACATCGCCCGCCGCGGCGCGCGCGAGCTCGAGAGGGCGACCGCGGAGGAGATCGTCGCCTGGGTCGCCGATGAGTTCGCGGTCGAGCGGACAGCGGTGGCGTGCTCGATGGCCGACGCGGTCCTCCCGCACCTGGTCTCCACGGCCTTGCCGGGCGTCGACGTGCTCTTCCTCGACACCGGTTACCACTTCGTAGAGACGTACGCGACGCGCGACGAGGTCGCCCGTTCCCTCGACGTGACGGTCGTCGACGTGCTGCCCCGGCAGACCGTCGCCGAACAGGATGCCGAGTTCGGCGCGGAGCTCTTCGCGCGCGACCCCAACCTCTGCTGCGCCCGTCGCAAGGTCGAGCCGTTGCAGCGCGCGCTCGCGGGCTACGAGCTGTGGTTCACAGGCGTTCGCCGGGAGGAGGCGCCCACGCGCGCCGAGACTCCCGTCATCGCCTGGGACGAGAAGAACGGCCTCGTGAAGGTCAACCCGCTCGCCGCCTGGACGTTCGACGAGTTGCTCGACTACGCGACCGCCAAGGCCGTCCCCCTGAACCTCCTCCTGTCGAACGGGTACCCCTCGATCGGCTGCGAGCCGTGCACGAAGCCGGTCGCGCCGGGCGAGGACCCGCGATCCGGCCGGTGGGCCGGGCTCGCCAAGACGGAATGCGGGCTCCACCTGTGA
- the cysD gene encoding sulfate adenylyltransferase subunit CysD: MRAPPVSAATTGTLTLIDQLESESIHIIREVVAEFERPVLLFSGGKDSVVVLHLAAKAFWPARIPFSLLHVDTGHNFPEVLAFRDATAERFGIPLAVASVQDYIDDGRLTERADGTRNPLQTVPLLDAIEAGRHDAVFGGARRDEDKARAKERILSLRDGFGQWDPRNQRPELWSLYNGRHTPGQHVRAFPISNWTELDVWRYIEREGIELPPLYYAHERDVYARDGMWRAVTPVSLPDEAETVERRLVRYRTVGDMSCTGAVESDAVDVAAVVREVAASTLSERGATRADDRISEAAMEDRKRQGYF, translated from the coding sequence ATGCGGGCTCCACCTGTGAGCGCCGCGACGACCGGGACACTGACCCTGATCGATCAGCTCGAGAGCGAGTCGATCCACATCATCCGCGAGGTGGTCGCCGAGTTCGAGCGGCCGGTCCTCCTCTTCTCCGGCGGCAAGGACTCCGTCGTCGTGCTCCACCTCGCCGCGAAGGCGTTCTGGCCGGCGCGCATCCCGTTCTCGCTCCTCCACGTCGACACGGGCCATAACTTCCCGGAGGTGCTCGCCTTCCGCGACGCGACCGCCGAGCGTTTCGGCATCCCGCTCGCGGTCGCCAGCGTTCAGGACTACATCGACGACGGGCGTCTGACCGAGCGTGCGGACGGCACTCGCAACCCGTTGCAGACCGTCCCGCTCCTCGACGCGATCGAAGCGGGTCGTCACGACGCGGTCTTCGGCGGCGCGCGCCGCGACGAGGACAAGGCCCGCGCGAAGGAACGCATCCTCTCCCTGCGCGACGGCTTCGGACAGTGGGACCCGCGCAACCAGCGCCCCGAGCTGTGGAGCCTCTACAACGGGAGGCACACCCCGGGCCAGCACGTCCGCGCCTTCCCGATCAGCAACTGGACCGAACTCGACGTCTGGCGCTACATCGAGCGCGAGGGCATCGAGCTGCCGCCGCTGTACTACGCCCACGAGCGCGACGTCTATGCCCGCGATGGTATGTGGCGCGCCGTGACCCCGGTCTCGCTGCCCGACGAGGCCGAGACCGTCGAGCGGCGGCTCGTGCGCTACCGCACCGTCGGCGACATGAGCTGCACCGGCGCGGTCGAGTCGGACGCTGTCGACGTCGCCGCCGTGGTGCGCGAGGTCGCCGCCTCCACCCTCAGCGAACGCGGCGCAACCCGTGCCGACGACCGCATCTCGGAGGCCGCCATGGAAGACCGGAAACGACAGGGATACTTCTGA
- a CDS encoding sulfate adenylyltransferase subunit 1: MTLQLDDVLRPSAPAATRGTLFRFATAGSVDDGKSTLVGRLLHDSKAILADHLAAVERTSRERGFGGERGGLDLALLTDGLRAEREQGITIDVAYRYFATDARSFILADCPGHVQYTRNMVTGATTADAVVLLVDARNGVLEQTRRHLAVISLLRVPHVIVAINKVDLIGFDEARVSQVAAELAEVALGLGIGDLHVIPVCAVDGDNVAARSERTPWYTGPALLELLESLPTGDQAEAVTEELRLPVQLVLRPQGALAPGLDADEYRDYRSAAGRIASGTIAVGDRVSVHPGGATSVVTRIDVAGRSVASAVAPQSVAVSLADGLDLARGALIGAPGTLPEPRSAITAEVFWLDAAGIAVGARLLLKWGTATVQARLTGIAGRRDLTTLEVVPADALEVNDIGHVSLQLAEALPVEPYAVNRQTGAFLLIDPQSGATLAAGIVSV; this comes from the coding sequence ATGACACTCCAGCTCGACGACGTCCTGCGTCCGTCCGCCCCCGCCGCGACGCGCGGAACGCTCTTCCGGTTCGCCACGGCCGGCTCCGTCGACGATGGCAAGTCGACGCTGGTCGGCCGGCTGCTGCACGACTCGAAGGCGATCCTCGCCGACCACCTCGCCGCCGTGGAGCGCACCTCCCGTGAGCGCGGCTTCGGCGGTGAGCGCGGCGGTCTCGACCTGGCGCTCCTGACCGACGGGCTCCGTGCGGAGCGCGAGCAGGGCATCACGATCGATGTCGCGTACCGCTACTTCGCCACCGATGCCCGGTCGTTCATCCTCGCCGACTGCCCGGGCCACGTGCAGTACACGCGCAACATGGTCACGGGCGCGACCACCGCCGACGCAGTCGTGCTGCTCGTCGACGCCCGCAACGGCGTCCTGGAGCAGACCCGGCGTCACCTCGCGGTGATCAGCCTGCTCCGGGTGCCGCACGTCATCGTCGCGATCAACAAGGTCGACCTCATCGGCTTCGACGAGGCCCGGGTGAGCCAGGTCGCGGCGGAGCTGGCCGAGGTGGCCCTCGGTCTCGGCATCGGCGACCTGCACGTCATCCCGGTCTGCGCCGTAGACGGCGACAACGTGGCTGCGCGGTCCGAGCGCACGCCCTGGTACACCGGGCCGGCTCTTCTGGAACTGCTCGAGTCCCTCCCGACCGGCGATCAGGCCGAAGCCGTCACGGAGGAGCTGCGCCTCCCCGTCCAGCTGGTCCTCCGGCCGCAGGGCGCCCTGGCACCCGGCCTCGACGCCGACGAGTATCGCGACTACCGCTCGGCCGCGGGCCGTATCGCCTCCGGCACGATCGCCGTCGGCGACCGCGTGAGCGTCCACCCGGGAGGCGCGACCAGCGTCGTGACGCGCATCGACGTCGCGGGCCGGAGCGTCGCCTCGGCGGTCGCGCCCCAGTCCGTGGCGGTGAGCCTCGCTGACGGCCTCGACCTGGCCCGCGGCGCCCTCATCGGCGCGCCGGGGACCCTCCCGGAGCCGCGCTCCGCGATCACCGCCGAGGTCTTCTGGCTCGACGCTGCGGGCATCGCCGTGGGCGCACGCCTTCTGCTCAAGTGGGGGACCGCGACCGTCCAGGCGCGCCTGACCGGCATCGCCGGCCGGCGCGACCTCACCACGCTGGAGGTGGTGCCCGCCGACGCCCTCGAGGTGAACGACATCGGCCACGTCTCCCTCCAGCTCGCCGAGGCCCTCCCGGTCGAGCCGTACGCCGTCAACCGGCAGACCGGCGCGTTCCTCCTCATCGACCCCCAGTCCGGCGCGACCCTCGCGGCCGGGATCGTCTCCGTCTGA
- a CDS encoding ABC transporter substrate-binding protein gives MTSLHPPSRRSLRAAAALLVAASLGALTGCAGASAASSTASGTATSTLAATIRVGYFDNVTHAPALVGLRDGLLEKALGRTELKTSQFNAGPAEIEALSAGAIDAAYIGPSPAINSYLKSAGQSLKIVSGVATGGAALVVKPSITSVAQLKGTTIATPQLGNTQDVAFRYWLTQKGLHTSLTGGGDLTIAPTDNAQALTLFQAGKLDGAWVPEPWVSRFVLDGKASVLVDEAKLWPGGRFPTTVLAVSSSFLKAHPETVKALVKGNADAIAALQKPSAAASINAQLKADTGKALPDAVVARSLEHVSFSVDPDASAFPALLSHASAVGLGTKGSLKGLFDLSALNALRKAAAKPAVSAGGLG, from the coding sequence GTGACCTCTCTGCACCCTCCCTCCCGCCGTTCCCTCCGCGCAGCCGCCGCGCTGCTCGTCGCCGCCTCGCTCGGGGCCCTGACCGGCTGCGCCGGAGCGTCGGCCGCGTCCAGCACCGCGTCCGGCACCGCGACCTCCACCCTGGCAGCCACGATCCGCGTCGGCTACTTCGACAACGTGACGCACGCTCCTGCGCTGGTCGGCCTGCGCGACGGCCTGCTCGAGAAGGCGCTCGGCCGCACCGAGCTCAAGACCTCTCAGTTCAACGCCGGCCCGGCCGAGATCGAGGCCCTCAGCGCGGGCGCCATCGACGCGGCCTACATCGGCCCGAGCCCCGCCATCAACTCCTACCTGAAGAGCGCGGGCCAGTCGCTGAAGATCGTCTCGGGCGTCGCCACCGGCGGCGCCGCGCTCGTGGTGAAGCCGAGCATCACCTCGGTCGCCCAGCTCAAGGGCACCACGATCGCGACGCCGCAGCTCGGCAACACGCAGGACGTCGCCTTCCGCTACTGGCTGACGCAGAAGGGCCTCCACACCTCCCTGACCGGAGGCGGGGACCTCACGATCGCTCCGACCGACAACGCCCAGGCGCTGACGCTGTTCCAGGCCGGCAAGCTGGACGGCGCCTGGGTGCCGGAGCCGTGGGTCTCCCGCTTCGTCCTCGACGGCAAGGCCTCCGTGCTCGTCGACGAGGCCAAGCTGTGGCCCGGCGGTCGCTTCCCGACCACGGTGCTCGCCGTCTCCAGCAGCTTCCTCAAGGCGCACCCCGAGACGGTCAAGGCGCTCGTGAAGGGCAACGCCGATGCCATCGCCGCGCTGCAGAAGCCCTCGGCCGCCGCCTCCATCAACGCCCAGCTCAAGGCCGACACCGGCAAGGCGCTGCCCGACGCCGTGGTCGCCCGCTCGCTCGAGCACGTCTCGTTCTCGGTCGACCCCGACGCCTCCGCCTTCCCGGCGCTGCTCAGCCACGCAAGCGCGGTCGGCCTCGGCACGAAGGGCTCGCTGAAGGGACTCTTCGACCTGTCCGCGCTCAACGCGCTCCGGAAGGCGGCGGCCAAGCCGGCCGTCTCCGCGGGCGGACTCGGGTGA
- a CDS encoding ABC transporter ATP-binding protein, which produces MSKRFGADAPLVLDGIDLQIADGEFVCLLGASGCGKSTALNLIAGLEEPTAGRIDVPSGPVAMMFQDAALLPWLTARRNVDLALELGGEPRDARRARVDELLALVSLSHAADRRPHELSGGMRQRVALARALAQDRHVLLMDEPFAAVDAITRDLLHVELERIWRQTGRTIVFVTHNVREALRLGQRIVLLTSRPGRVAAEWAVPADVRAGQDPVEIARLDDEITHRLREELVRNAA; this is translated from the coding sequence GTGAGCAAGCGCTTCGGCGCCGACGCGCCCCTCGTGCTCGACGGCATCGACCTCCAGATCGCCGACGGGGAGTTCGTCTGCCTGCTCGGCGCGTCCGGGTGCGGTAAGTCCACGGCGCTGAACCTCATCGCCGGCCTCGAGGAGCCCACGGCCGGACGGATCGACGTCCCGAGCGGGCCGGTCGCGATGATGTTCCAGGACGCCGCATTGCTGCCCTGGCTCACCGCCCGCCGCAACGTCGACCTCGCCCTCGAGCTGGGCGGCGAGCCGCGCGACGCCCGGCGCGCCCGCGTCGACGAGCTCCTCGCGCTCGTCTCGCTGTCGCACGCCGCCGACCGCCGCCCGCACGAGCTCTCCGGCGGGATGCGGCAGCGGGTGGCGCTCGCCCGCGCTCTCGCCCAGGACAGGCACGTCCTTCTCATGGACGAGCCCTTCGCCGCGGTCGACGCCATCACGCGCGACCTGCTCCACGTCGAGCTCGAGCGGATCTGGCGGCAGACCGGGAGGACGATCGTGTTCGTCACCCACAACGTCCGCGAGGCGCTGCGCCTCGGCCAGCGGATCGTGCTGCTCACCTCCCGGCCCGGCCGCGTCGCCGCCGAATGGGCCGTGCCCGCCGACGTGCGCGCCGGGCAGGACCCCGTCGAGATCGCGCGGCTCGACGACGAGATCACCCATCGACTCCGAGAGGAGCTGGTCCGCAATGCCGCCTGA
- a CDS encoding ABC transporter permease, producing the protein MPPEAAVTAPPYVAPDLHALEAGLDSLQTAGPASPRRGRRLLRAAVPTTLFVLVAIAVWQLWVSIAHPRPDLFPGPADVVGALGAAATSGRLAEAIGTSLGRGGFGFALAVVIATPLGLLLAEVRWLRRAVGPILSGLQVLPSVAWVPAAILWFGLTDAAVYFVVLLGAVPSIVNGLLTGIDHVPPQLRRVGVVLGASRRQLQTRVLFPAALPGYVAGLRQGWAFAWRSLMAAEIIAGSLGFGLGSMLEQSRELADLPSVLATILTILVVGIVIELAVFAPVERSLLRRRGLMGTTR; encoded by the coding sequence ATGCCGCCTGAAGCCGCCGTCACCGCGCCGCCTTACGTCGCGCCCGACCTGCACGCCCTGGAGGCGGGGCTCGACTCGCTGCAGACCGCCGGCCCGGCGTCGCCCCGCCGCGGCCGCCGCCTCCTCAGAGCAGCCGTGCCGACGACGCTGTTCGTGCTCGTCGCGATCGCAGTGTGGCAGCTCTGGGTCTCGATCGCCCACCCGCGACCGGATCTCTTCCCGGGGCCGGCCGACGTCGTGGGTGCACTCGGCGCCGCTGCGACGTCCGGCCGCCTCGCGGAGGCGATCGGAACGAGCCTCGGCCGCGGCGGGTTCGGCTTCGCCCTGGCCGTCGTGATCGCGACCCCGCTCGGCCTCCTGCTCGCCGAGGTGCGGTGGCTGCGCCGTGCGGTCGGCCCGATCCTCTCGGGCCTCCAGGTGCTGCCGTCCGTCGCCTGGGTGCCCGCGGCGATCCTCTGGTTCGGGCTCACCGACGCCGCCGTGTACTTCGTCGTGCTGCTCGGGGCCGTTCCGTCGATCGTCAACGGGCTGCTCACCGGCATCGACCACGTGCCGCCGCAGCTGCGTCGCGTCGGGGTCGTGCTCGGCGCCTCCCGTCGGCAGCTGCAGACCCGCGTGCTGTTCCCCGCCGCGCTGCCCGGCTACGTCGCGGGCCTCCGTCAGGGCTGGGCGTTCGCGTGGCGCTCCCTCATGGCGGCCGAGATCATCGCCGGCTCGCTCGGCTTCGGTCTCGGGTCGATGCTCGAGCAGAGCCGGGAGCTCGCCGATCTGCCCAGCGTGCTCGCGACGATCCTCACCATCCTCGTCGTCGGCATCGTGATCGAGCTAGCCGTTTTCGCGCCGGTCGAGCGCAGCCTCCTGCGGCGCCGCGGCCTCATGGGGACGACCCGATGA
- the cobA gene encoding uroporphyrinogen-III C-methyltransferase, whose amino-acid sequence MSARENGSVGSVALIGGGPGHPDLITVRGRQLLTAADVVVADRLGPRALLDDLGPDVEIIDVGKQPGHHPVPQSRINEILVEHALAGKRVARLKGGDPFVFGRGGEEAEHCRAAGVPVEVVPGVTSAISVPAVAGIPLTHRGVAAGFTVLSAHTDIDEVPGGPEHTVVLLMGVSGLAATAATLASGRRGTDCPVAIVEDGYGDGQRITVGTLGTIAADAALRGVRSPAVIVIGDVVRLADPDLVDAPLTHQRTQTHQHRLTHHHREAQQ is encoded by the coding sequence ATGAGCGCGCGCGAGAACGGGTCCGTCGGGTCCGTCGCCCTGATCGGCGGCGGTCCGGGCCACCCCGACCTCATCACGGTCCGCGGTCGCCAGCTGCTCACCGCCGCCGACGTGGTCGTCGCCGACCGGCTGGGGCCTCGCGCCCTGCTCGACGACCTCGGTCCCGATGTCGAGATCATCGACGTCGGCAAGCAGCCCGGCCACCACCCCGTGCCGCAGTCGCGGATCAACGAGATACTCGTCGAGCACGCCCTCGCGGGCAAGCGCGTCGCCCGGCTGAAGGGCGGCGACCCGTTCGTCTTCGGGCGCGGCGGGGAGGAGGCGGAGCACTGCCGTGCCGCCGGCGTCCCGGTGGAGGTGGTGCCCGGGGTGACGAGCGCCATCTCCGTCCCCGCCGTGGCCGGCATCCCGCTGACCCACCGCGGCGTGGCCGCCGGCTTCACGGTGCTCTCCGCCCACACCGATATCGACGAGGTGCCGGGCGGCCCCGAGCACACGGTCGTCCTCCTCATGGGCGTCTCCGGACTCGCGGCGACGGCCGCCACCCTCGCATCGGGCCGCCGCGGCACCGACTGCCCCGTGGCGATCGTCGAGGACGGCTACGGCGACGGCCAGCGCATCACTGTGGGAACCCTCGGCACCATCGCAGCTGACGCGGCGCTTCGCGGCGTACGCTCGCCCGCGGTGATCGTCATCGGCGATGTCGTCCGTCTCGCCGACCCCGACCTCGTCGACGCACCCCTCACGCACCAGCGAACCCAGACGCACCAGCACAGGCTCACGCACCACCACAGAGAGGCACAGCAATGA